The genomic stretch CTCATTCTTAGTCTTGttatccattcctctgtatatgatTCTTGACAACAAATTGGATGCGTGAGATGTTTAAGCTGATTGACAAGACTTCACActcgcagaggccttcagtgtagtcTTTCCACGCGTCCATTTTCCCCTCTGTATTTAACaggggaattcccattgcactcttaatattaccaccctttcttttaattttaccgaaagtTCTTTTAACTTTTTCATAAGCAGAGACATTTCTTCCTACAATAATTTCTTCTTCGATTTATTAACTTTtattatgcagccatttcgccttaccttcacagcagttcctgtttatttcactcctaagtgacttGAATTTCACTATACCTGATTTTCagggaaaatttttgtattttcttctttcgtcaatcaagtgaagtatttcttctgttacccatggtttcttcacggttaccttctttgtacctatgattttctttccaacttctgtgatgaaactttttagaaatgtccattcttcttcaactaatttgcctactgagctattcagtaTCGCAGTGTCGAGAGCCTTAGTGCACTCCAAGCGTAGTTCTTCATTCCTCAGTGTgtccataaaaaaatggttcaaatggctctgagcactatgggacttaacagctgtggtcatcagtcccctagaatttagaactacttaaaccgaactaacctaaggacatcacacacatccatgcccaaggcaggattcgaacctgcgaccgcagcagtcgtgcggttccgggctgggcgcctagaaccgctcggccaccgcggccggcgtgtgtccgtatcccacttctttgttcaCTGATTCTTTCtctcgtaaccttttcttctactccctctcttacaattgcattccagtcctccatgactactaGATCTTCATCTCCCTATACCTACAGAATTACCCGTTTAGTATCCTCATATACATTTACTATATCATCAACCTGTGCTTACGACGTCAGCatgtatcgttgtcggtgttggtcaacTATAAATTCTCTTGAGAACAGCAACCAatgccgacaacaatagttcagatatatgtGACGACGTCGCAGGCAGAAGATGTAGCGatatagaaagtatatgaggatagtaAATGGGTAATCCACTACAAGCAATTAGTAGTACAAGCACCAAATAATGAAATAGCGTCGGATTGTTTTTCTGCGACCTATCTACGGCATTTGACTCTGTGACTCAcagtagtttcaaaaacaaatttaagtTTTGTGAGGTTATTGTACaatcaaccaatggataatgtcatatttaGCCAAATTAAAGCTAAGAATTGTACCTAGTAAGTCAGTGAATGTCGCCTGGGGAAATTACTCTGACTAGGGCAAAAATCTGAGGTCTCACATTCGTAAACGTTAGCAAACGATCTTCTGTGTAATACACAAAAAgcagagttagttctttttgcGAATAACATTGGttttgtaatcagtccaagcatacatacagaaacggaATAAATGGTAAACAGTGTCATTAAAAGGATCAGTAACTGGTTATCTGAGAATCgactcaccctcaattttaaaaggtCACAACATATTCATTTCTGCACGTCTAGAGGTGCTACCCCAatggtaagtgtaacacatggtaagGAAAATATTAATGGGGTGGAAACAAATTCTTAAGTGATAATGTTGATGCGAATTTGAACTGCAAAAAGCACATATTGGAACTGCTAAAACAATTTCgtccagccacatttgcacttagaattgcTGCAAATCTTTGAGAGAGACAAATCAATAAGCTGACATATTTTCGATATTTTCAATCGATAATGTCCTGTGAAACCATGTACTAGGGTACCTCATCTTAGAAAGTCTGCATTACTCAAGAAGTGCTGTAAGGGTAGCATGTGGTGCTCACCGACGACAACCTTGTTGACATGTttgtaaggagttgggcattctgaccactgcttcacagtatatttaatcCCTCATGATGTTTGTTGTAGACAATAAACTGCAGTTTAAAAGGAAAAAAGATGACCACGATTAGAATGCCAGAACGAAAAATaacattcatcactccacattaaCATCGTCTTTGACGCAATAAGCATTGCACAGTGCTACAACTAAAACTTAGATAACTTGTATTCACTGTACCCTATAGTGTTAAATGTGCCTCACGACTTCATAGAGTATttcctggccacatgtcatcaacttcgatccatgTCAGAAAGTGAACAGCAAATTTAGGAAAATTGCTACAGATCATGAGGTTTCCGTTGCTGCGCTGTTTGTACCTTGTACAGGTACCAacgtaaaatagaccgcaaaactttccatattattgaccatgggatggataattctcgtgacactgcatgaACACTAGCACTACCCAGGgcacatgctgcatggtcagttacaggaaCAGCAACCTCATCAAAATCTTCCACTGCGATAGGGTGCCTTTCTCTCTGAGGTACCACACAAAGCTCACCCTTGTTTTGGAATTTCATTGTTATCAtctttaaactatttaatgacGTCGGAACTCTACTCAGTCCTTTCATTCGGCAATAGTCTCTCAATGCAGTACAGTAAATactgccattcacataaaacagtttcactaaaagtGCGCAGTCTATCTTATCTATAGCCACACTATTAATCCACTACGTGaattgtcaaatgacagtgtggatgtcataccGCCGTCAAAACACTGTACAGCACCAAATTTTCAGCTCATGTCCACAATCCAAACTGATTTGTTCACCAACGTGAATGGTTCTGCATTAACCCGTTAGCATATCTACTCGTTTCGCTGCCGTAAGATAACCGTAGCCCACACTGGAGCCTCCATGAGTAGCTGTACTTTTATTATAAAAACCTGGTATGTAGAACGAAGTGAGGAAACCTCAGGATATTAGACCTACTAGCTCCAAAAGTGTGGAGGGAGATCCCATGTGCTGGGATATCGTGCAACCACAAAGAAGCCCTGTTCAGCTGGTTGGTATGTTGGATTGCGGAGAGCTTGTTCTCCAGATCCTGTCAGTAGCTATATGGGAGAAAGTGGGAAAACCTTGCGATACGAAACAGGAGGACTTGCCCCCCACATCATCCAGAACCTGTGCTGTGCAGAGACATCGTCATGATGTCCAGATAGAACACTTCAGTTTCAGCAGTCTACAGGATGGTCCTATGTGCTGAGGTCATGAAAAGCTACGAAGAAAACCCTTTTAAACTTGATTATATGTAGGATGGTGGACAGTGGACTGTCGTCCAGGTACTCCCAGTGACCTCAGGATGTTGACCCAGAGGACGTTCCTCATTAGCAGTGCAGTGGCCCTATAGATGGATGCAGCAGACTGATCAGCTGAGTGGTATGTAGGATTGTTGTTGTCCTCAAGGTCCCCCCAGGAGCTGTACAGAAAGCACAAACACCTCAGTATACTGGCTAGAAAGTCATTCAGCTTTAGCAATTTGAATGGTAGTCCTTACGTGCTGGACCTGTGCAGAGGGGCATAGGAGAAATCAGAACCACTTTGGAACATTTGCCAGAAAGACCTTCAGCACTACAGAGTGGTTCCATATGCTGAAACCTTGCAGAGGCTAAAAACTCTGGATGGTGTGCATTGTTTTCCAGGCTCtcacagcagcaatttgcggaaaaagCGGAAGCAGCGCAGCAAAATGTTGAGGAAGACCTGCAGATCCAGGAGTGCGGTGTGTGGCTATATGTCCTGGGATCCAGCAGAGGCCCTTCGCTTTTGTTAAGATCAATGCAATCCTTTTAATTAAATATCTCTTTATTGGCTGTAAACGACATTACAACtctgaacaaaaatttatacaggCTGCCAGCAACCATCTCTAAACCACCTAAGTACTACCTACAAAAATTGAAcatagaaaaacagaaaaatgaaaatgttcgcAAGTTAGCAGAGCTTTGCAAAGCCAAAAAGACAAACATGTCGTCGACCATACTTCACTGTTTTCACGATCTTGGAAGCAGTTATGACTAAAGTTAAGGACCGCCCAATAAACAGTAAGTTATTACAGGTCCCAATGTATTTagattattattttgattttaatgTTATTGTATGTTCAGTTTCTGGAGGTGGATTACGGTGATAGATGTAGCTGTGCAACAGCAAGGTAAAGCGTCTCAGGATAATGGCCTGGAAGATCTTAATTTTCAGCAATGACGAGGATGGCCAAATGGGCTGGAACCATGCTGAGGCTTGCAGGAGACCATCCTGGTCTTGACGGTGTGTTCACTGACAGAGTCAGTGTTGTCACTGTCAGAAGCTTTATGACAGGAATGAAAACTGTCTCAGGACATTGGCCAATATGATGATCAGTATGCCTTAGGGCCATCCACGGGCACGCACGACACTCTGACTGGCTTGATGGGGCTTAGGCTGAAGGAGAGCGCACTGTCCTCCAGGTCCTCGCGTCGGCTACATGGCAGGAAACGGAAGCGCCTCAGTATGGCTGCCAGGTAGACTTTGAGCTGCAGGCGGCCGTACTGAGAGCCCACGCAGTTGCGCGCGCCCAACCCAAATGGCAGGTAACTGCAGGCATGTTCCTTGCCGACACGGTCCTCCAAGAAGCGCGAAGGGTCGAACCGCTGTGGGTCCTGGAAGAACTGCGGCAGGCGGTGTGTGAGGAAGGGTAGCACAAAAAGCAGGGTACCCTTAGGAACTGACACCCGCTCTGCAGAGCCTCCAGACAGCCAGATGTCTTCTGTGGCCACCCGAGGAAGCATCGGGACGGTTGGGAACAATCGCAGTGTCTCCTGTAGGTCACACCAGAAGAGAGTGAAGATACACTGaccgaaaaaagtcgcaacaccagaaaaataattaatgtaggttaatgaaacttcaggaatacatttattaGTCTAGTTAACacgtttaaatgattaacattgcaagataacagcTTAATCTAAGCGCGAGATAAtccattgcgaatgtgaaatgtTGATATGTTAATAATAGACTTAATGATCTGTAGCGTGATGGAGAGCACATCGTCCTCTgagaccgccagaatgttgaatgcaagtatgcaaacgagCTCGCATTGTATTATAAATGCCACATCTTTATTTTTGGTATGGAGTTTCGTGCTTGAgcagttggtcggtcaatacaggaacggttaatacaGGTTGTGGATAATGCTCAAGACATTGCCCAATGATATATGTGTTCGATCGCAGACATATATTTTGAGTCAGCAGACCAAGGCAACGTGCCGACATCACGTAGAGAAAGCTGGATTACAACAGCGATATGAGGGTGagtgttatccagttggaaaacgccTCTTGGAATGCTTCACATGAATGGTAGCGCAACAGGTTGAATTATAAGAATGACACGCACATTTGGAGTCAGGGTGCGCAGGATAGcctcgagagtgctcctgctgtcgtacgaaaacgcactccagaccataactccaagtataggtccagtgtgtctaacacactGACAGACTGGCTGCAGACCCTAAActaacctccttctaaccaacacacggccatcaatggcatcgaagcaaaaccagctttcagcagaaaacGCCGCAGACCTCCAGTATGCTGTTCAATGAACTCTCACTTGTAACCAGTGGAACGCGTTCTACAGGGGGTCTgggtcagagctgtccttgaagtagaaGATTTCTAATAGTTCGTTGTGACAAACTGGTGTCAATTGCTTTTCAAGTTGCTGTTTGCTGATGTATGATAcgacagagccgtacgccgaacatgaCGGCCTTTCCTCTCAACAGTGCAACGTGGCCTTCCGgaggccggtcttcttgcgacagtacgtTCTCGTGACGACCTCTGCTagtaatcacgtacagtggctacactcaCGCCCAGCGTTtaagcaatatcgcagaaggaatagcgaccttctcgtagccctgttactcGACCACAATCATAGTCAGTGAGCTGTTGACAATGCCATCTTTGGCATATTTGAGCAGCATCATCTCACCGCGTCCAGTCTTAACGGTATCTAGCTCTCACGACCCTTTCAGCGTTTATTTAAAGTGAACCTTAGTTGCAGCCTCCTAGTGACGGTACTGGTGCCACACTGATGTGAGTGGAGCatgattttaatagacatcatgtttcagatgtagagacacgcctaccaactttcgtttatgtcacataacTCCTTCTTCgagctgcaattttttttccatcattgtaggGTATCACGTCTTACACCGTGTTCCCACCATCAGATAGACAGGTAAGGAAAATCCTTAATTTTGGATGGAATACAAGTTTTAACTACAAGTGCATAACATTCGAATCTATAGTTAGTCGCTAGATTACGTCGTGAAAATTACGACGATGTTCCGTTGGCACAACTGCCCACTGCCGCTGCCGACCACTGGGCAGAAGCTTACTATTGCAGTTGCTGAGACGATTGCCTGTGAGCAGTGCGATGCGATGGGGGAGGGGTGAGGGTGGACCGTCCTTCCCCTCTCTCCCTGCTCACTTCTGCCACAGAGCTACTCATGGTTTGTGTTGTTGGCCATCCGAATCAGTTCCCTCCTAGTACAATTCTGTGCCACGCTTTGTGTGTGTGATTGCCAGTCTCCTTTCGTCTTTTGTTTACAACATCAGTGCCGAAGCGGGAAATTCTTGTGATACACGTATTCAGACATTATGTCTCGTTAATAAACACGAAAAAATCAGGAAACACAAGCCACCAACGAtactttaaataaaaatagtaataaacgCATTTCAGAAATTTCACAAAAGGTGTCAGTAGTAACAGTCCATACGTATGGCAGATACTGAAACCAATGTCACATAAATGATGGATATCATCAATATTATTCCTGATGAGTCAATCCGCTGAGAAACTGTGATAATTTCGTATACTTACATTACTCGAATCTCATCAACTGTTTCGAGAAAACGTTGTCGACGATGTCACCGAAAACCGTGAAGAGGAAGTTCAGCCAGTTGTGAAACCAGCTCAACCATCAAAGGGTTCGTAACTCCAAACCTCCTAATACCGATGGCGTTATGCCACTTCAACTCAAAAATCTTCCACTCTTAGCAGTCGTTTACCTTACCTCCATCTACAACTCCTGTCTAGATTGCATTATTCTCCTACAGCCCGGAAGACAGCCAAAGTCATCACCCCTCCGAAACGAAACAAAAATCCCCTCTTTCCACAAAACCACAGACCCATATATCTTTTAAGCTTTTTTAGTAAAATCGTGGAACGCATAATTATCACATTATTGAAAACCTTCCTCAACGACAGGCAAATCATCATCCCCCTAACCATCTGACATTCGCGCGGGGCATggcacaacaacccagagcacctgGATGGTTAAGAAAATCTGCAAGGTCATGGTAAAAGGGCACAGCATGGGAGTTGCCTTCTTGGGTATAGAGAAGGCCTTCGACCATGTTTAGCACCAGGGGTTACTACACGAACTTACTGAAATCGAGTATCCGCTCCACATAACCAATTCTGGCATCTTTCTTAAgcaatataaaattatttattagctTAGACAAGTGCGAAAGCAACATAAAATCATAGATGCAGGAataccccagggttctgtcctgggTCCCATACCACATGGTGTCTGTATTAACGACATCCTAAAACAAGGCAAAAGTCATTTGcactctttgcagatgatacagttgtctatgACAGTCACGCAAACACCAATTAAATCGTCATGCACCTGCAGCGGAACCTTGAGCAAATTACTTAATCGTGCAATTTCTAGAGGATCAAAATTAATCTCCAAAGAAAGTCGCATAATGTTCACAACCAGGAGGAGAGCACCCAGTCATCAGCTGTCTCTAGAGAAGCGAGATTTCCCATGGTGTGAATCGGTAAAATATTGACCACAAACTACTTTCGAGTTACACATTACTGATGGATGTAATTGGGGTTTTGGGTAGGTTTCATCAGTTCCTGAACTGTACGGCTGTGAGGTCTGGGGTACGGCTGCTGATACTCATCTGTGCAAAATACAAGTGCTTTAAAATCATTACAGACGAACCCAAGTTCGttccacatacacacatacacaaaggcACAAACATGCCATCCATCACATCTATCGTCCAAAAACACATGCAATGACTCTAAAACAGAACAGGCACATCATGATGTCGTCTCATCTCATCATTAGGTACAGACCCAAATCACACTAACTATAAAGCATCCTAAGAATGAAGTACCAAACGCAAAATTTGGGatacacaaaacaaaagaaacatttaacaAAAGCCTCATTCTCAACCTTTACTTTAGACAGAATGTGCTATATACAGACATACTACCAGTCAGACGGTGAATCCATTGTATGGCACTGACTTCATATTTTTTGTTTCAGGATGTATGTCGTCATCTGTTGTTACACAGGAGAAACTACATGAAATAGCATATTTAACACTCTCATGTAGGCAAGAAAAGGAAATTGCTATCTGTTCAAAGTCACCCAATATTATAATGATTCTGTGCTAGGGTATTAATTTTATCCTCCATTACAAAACATTACGCTAATAATGCTAAGCAGAAAAGGCAGTGATAGTTAACACAAACAAATAGGCATTCTGAACTGACATAGTATTCTAAAGACTGACTACCACTAATCCAGGTAAGTTCCTATATGCTCTATGTAGTTCTAACTACTTCTGTTCCAACAAGTCACATTGTCACACTGGAGCAAAATTCTGAGTGACTGCAATTCCATAATATTTTATTGCGTGGGGGCAATGATGATCAATTGACAAAGAGACTGGTATTACACCCTTTAAGGTATTAGGTACGGCAGTGATGGTCAGCTGACAAGGTGACTGTTATCACCTTGCATATGCATGTATCTTTGCTTTTCGAAATATGACATACTGGAAGATTGCATCAGTGTACATATGCAGATGTCAGCAAGTCTAATCATGATATCAATTAAACAAGTTCAGGCTTGTTCTGGAAAGTTGTGAGTTATTTCAAGATGGAAGAGTCACGAATGTCGCTCACTAAGATGAAGCTCATTCTGTACACATGACATCATGCATTTCCTGGTATCCAATGAGGGCTCGGTAGTGTCTTGAACACTCTGCTGGGAATGTCATACCCAGTGTAAGCATTAAACCTCACTGCAGCAagttatttctgaatttttattgcAATTGTGGTGAGCTGAGATGACTGATGGCTGTGGTAAGCCTCCATGCACAATAAGCGAGGAATTCATCAtaagcgacagagagagagagacatgattTGCAGGACATACATTTCTTGAAGTGCAAAGCCTCTTTATGCATGCATGACAACTCTCACTTTGAACTGGcaatactgcattcctcgttcaTTACTCGACCTGTCTGTACTGCCATTGTTCGTAAATCATACTGTAGAGACTCTTGAGACTTATCAAGTCAAGACTTGTTCCCACAGTGCAGCGGGAGGCAGCTATAAGGGGTGTCAGCTAGTTGGAACACTTGTATCCCTTTCAATCCCTCAGTAATATATTGCAATGTTTCTGCCTCATTAAAAACAGAAAGAGAGTGAGGGGAAATGTACTTTTATGCGCAAATCAGAGAGATGAAACTTAATGATTATGATGAGATATATGtgtcaatattgtacagaattgttCAGCAGCGGAATCAGCAAccggtgtgcgtgcgtgcgtgcgtgcgtgtgtgtgtgtgtgtgtgtgtgtgtggatgttggAGTAATTTAGGTGAAGAATTACTGCAAGAtacattatttatgtaattttttggaGAAATACGTTTGGACATGGTACAAAAATTCTTTTAGTGCTGACACTTTTGAGAACAGCCAGGATGCCTACTTCGGGTGCATAGTGCCATTCCATTTTAATGCCCGCTGACGTACTACACACTAATTGGCTGCTTCACTTTAATAGTGTTCTCGTATTAGCTGGAAAGGGGAGGGGAATAACAGAGGAGGAGGGAAACGAAGTGGTGTGTCACGTGATTGATAATGACAGTTTGATTTGTCATGAGAGAGAGAGGACATGGGCATTGTTGTCATCGTCTTGGAATTTTGAATTGCCGGCCAATGTCAGCGACTGCAGTGCCCAGCAGTACTGTGACTATAGCACCGACAAGTGGCGGAAACTTGACCTGTGGCCTGGAGTCCCCATAGATATAGTActccttgtggtgtgcgtactgtaataccttcggtacacacaccatcagattatttgacttgtcgctctaacgaagtaggcgagtgtcagcaatatgtctcgtggtcttatcgaggtgtgtttatcttctgccgttaggtcagacgatagaaatgccacttacatgcttagagtagcagattgatggtgaccaactttaaacagaacttgattaattttcagaaacatttattaaaataataaaaatcatagacattacgtaacttgattctggatgttgtttacaattgacaatctgaagttcctttggtcttggtacgttaattttattctcacatatgtCTGACACTTAacgaagtgtctatacatttatcttcatggttatgtacaggaagATGATAATCGTATTAGGCCGAGTATGAAacgactacagactaatgcagactaatgcagactgactaatcggaggtctgtacactcgttataatacctcgagcgttcaggtatcactgcgcgagtatgatccgcgaggagaaaacgttctacgttagcagcaatcacattggctgcgttacatattaatacgcagatcggcggaagcagaatttggtctgtctctaagacagtgccatctcgtagtgcggagatggacgagcgctgcgcctgcactgttggactcagcggggcgcactctagtgggaaagttgtgtatgcgctgactacgcggaactatgtacacaacacttctcATGCTGCAATTTTCAGTTCATCGAACTACAAGATTGCCTTCGGACCTCAGCTACTTTTCTGTTCCAAAGAAGGTTATCGTCACTTAGCCTGTTTGAGTAAAAACCATGATTCATTGAAGTTTAATAAAATTCATCTTTCCAGTCAAAAGTCCTCAAAAAGTTGCCTATAAGTAATGTTAATTGTCACTAGATATTTTGGTGCAGTGTTATATGTTTCTAGAAGATTTCAACGTGAGAGCGGTATAGAACCATTGTAGTTTGTCGCACACATATAAACGATTTTGTAGAAAGTGTAGGAAGCCCCATGACGTTGTGGATGATGGTGCTCTATATAGAAAAGTCGCtatgctagaaaactgtagcgaacagcaagaagacctgcagaggatcgacacaGTGCAAGGACGTGAGAttccccccacatgaaccatggaccttgccattggtggggagacttgcgtgccttagcgatagaGGTAACCATACGGTAGGTGTAActacaatggaggagtatctgttgagaggccagacaaatgtgtggttcctgaggaggggcagcagcctattcagtagttgcgggggcaactgcgtgattgactgatctggtcttgtaagatcaaccaaaacggcattgctgtgctggtactgcgaaaggctgaaagcaagcagAAACTTTAGACGTcgtttttccagagggcatgcaactTCACTGtgtaattaaatgatgatggaatcttcttgggtaaaatatttcggaggtaaaatagtaccccattcagatctcaaggcggggactactcaggaggatgtcgttatgaggagaaacagAACGGGCGTTCTGCCGATCAGAACGTgacatgtcagatcccttaattgggcaggtagattagaaaatttaaaaagataaatggataggttcaagttagatataatgggaacagagaagttcggtggcaagaatAATAAGACTTCTGGTCATTTGAATATAGGGTTATACACAGTACTAAGTGTGGATAAtgtaggagcaggtttaataattaataaaaatataggaattcggataagctactatgaacagtatagtgaacgcattattgcagccaagatagacacgaaacccacacctactgagacatgcatggctcgtgttcatgccatgtGTTGTTTGTCATCTTATGTTACCGTACTGACGCCTCGTTTTCtagttccatttactggcgtcggtAATTTCCTGCctcacttgcccgtgagtggcagcagcagtgcgtatcgataagtgcactgtcgtatcaTATCTGGACCGCCCGATAGCATTTCCGGGCCGTCGTGTGTCCGGAAgtgagttggagacggaccagcggtGCAgtggggacgcagcagcagtgaagtcggggacggagcgccggtgaggcgccgacagccagtgctcgccgaccgctggcgacacacatgaactgtctgccggagggagattggagagggacgaccgttggttggtcgttctgttggttgtctcatcggccgacgtatacttggtcctttcaccgtttccgaggctggcagttggtcggttggcatggagcagcgaggaaatctccgcggcgcgaggttggccgaggccgctggcggtcggagtgtgtggcgccgttcccattgctacgatgtccatggctcaccgatcctggacacgaaagttgagtttagaCTTAATCCACcatcaagtcacgactgttcaccttgtgtcgtttggatttcgttttgGCTGGTGGGACATTTCCACGAGTAACTTCGTGTGTTTTCAAATTGGGAAATTTTAGCCACTCCCCggcggagtttaactgtacttggttattttgaattaaagtgcaccagcggagtgttctgcattgtggccgtttacgttccggttacctgccctggccgttgacgttaattcaggcagtgtgttttccacattgtgttgtcgctgtccagctcaATGTATAACTGGTTGTGGGCGTcaataccttctatgttgtt from Schistocerca serialis cubense isolate TAMUIC-IGC-003099 chromosome 10, iqSchSeri2.2, whole genome shotgun sequence encodes the following:
- the LOC126424919 gene encoding cytochrome P450 4c3-like, which codes for MVFRPWMQSKFLLQLTSKRRGLLRFVKLLHNCALKCIAIRSAATEDGPTMTRQRLLEALIKPGGQTAIPLDDVLGEVMNLLIAGTETTAVTVSYVLPLLALHPEWQDAAHQELKDVFGEGDDYLRAPSLADLGRLRVLESIIKETLRLFPTVPMLPRVATEDIWLSGGSAERVSVPKGTLLFVLPFLTHRLPQFFQDPQRFDPSRFLEDRVGKEHACSYLPFGLGARNCVGSQYGRLQLKVYLAAILRRFRFLPCSRREDLEDSALSFSLSPIKPVRVSCVPVDGPKAY